The following coding sequences lie in one Spinacia oleracea cultivar Varoflay chromosome 1, BTI_SOV_V1, whole genome shotgun sequence genomic window:
- the LOC110804961 gene encoding xyloglucan endotransglucosylase protein 1-like, producing MGIISLKRHKMATLIFVTTLVGLIVCPSAYGSVGRFSDEFEPTFGGHRVRVSGRSNQLLSLSLDKYSGSGFRSKQEYLYGRVDMQVKLVGGNSAGTVTTLYLTSDQSTGTHDEIDFEFLGNVTGQPYTLHTNVFSRGKGNREQQFHLWFDPTENFHTYSFVWNPKLIMFLVDETPIRVFRNYENHGVAFPKNQPMRICSSLWNADDWATQGGLVKTDWAKAPFTAYFRNFNIDACVGPIRGRSSCVTGPTTFTHSERPAYKKPSRGSWRTHDLDGNGRNRMRWVQKHFMVYDYCKDWKRFSQGFPPECKH from the exons atGGGAATTATATCGCTTAAGCGACATAAAATGGCTACACTTATATTTGTTACGACGTTGGTTGGCCTTATAGTGTGCCCTAGTGCCTATGGTAGTGTAGGCCGATTTAGTGATGAGTTTGAGCCCACATTTGGTGGGCATAGGGTTCGGGTATCGGGCCGAAGCAACCAGCTCCTTTCCCTCTCATTAGACAAGTATTCCGGGTCCGGATTCCGTTCTAAACAAGAATATTTGTATGGAAGGGTAGATATGCAAGTGAAACTCGTTGGTGGTAACTCTGCTGGAACGGTTACCACTCTTTAT TTAACATCGGATCAAAGCACGGGTACACACGACGAGATAGATTTCGAGTTCTTGGGGAATGTTACCGGCCAACCGTACACCCTCCACACCAATGTGTTCAGCCGAGGGAAAGGCAACAGGGAGCAACAATTCCATCTTTGGTTTGACCCAACTGAGAACTTCCATACTTACTCCTTTGTTTGGAACCCAAAACTCATCAT GTTCTTGGTCGATGAAACTCCGATAAGGGTATTCAGAAACTATGAGAATCATGGAGTTGCATTTCCAAAGAATCAACCCATGAGAATATGCTCTAGCTTATGGAATGCTGATGATTGGGCCACACAAGGTGGATTAGTGAAGACAGATTGGGCCAAAGCCCCATTCACGGCCTACTTTCGCAACTTCAACATTGATGCTTGTGTTGGGCCGATTAGAGGCCGATCCTCTTGTGTAACTGGGCCTACAACCTTTACCCACTCTGAAAGGCCGGCCTACAAGAAGCCCAGTCGTGGCTCATGGAGGACCCACGATCTTGATGGAAATGGTAGGAACCGAATGAGGTGGGTCCAGAAGCATTTCATGGTATATGATTATTGCAAAGATTGGAAGCGATTCTCTCAAGGTTTCCCTCCTGAATGCAAGCACTAA